The Nitrospira tepida genome includes a window with the following:
- a CDS encoding acetolactate synthase large subunit gives MTAAELLVRCLENENVQLVFGLPGEETLELMDALLDSPIRFIETRHEQGASFMADVYGRLSGQAGVCLSTLGPGATNLLTGVVDAYLDRAPLVAISGQASLNRRHKESHQYIDVISMFRPVTKWNTSLPKAEVIPEAVRKAFKIAQTEKPGATHLELPEDVAEDTLADERAIEPLFVQAPVLPEPSPAQVARAIQTIKGARRPVILAGNGVIRGRAAEAVREFAKRLQIPVLHTFMAKGVIPDSDPLSLYTIGLQARDYASVVMEQADVVIALGYDFVEYAPCFWNPRRDKRIVHVDVSPAEVDEHYIVEVGLLGDLRLSLDLIRAGLAPFDSSWANDARKTVIDGFEAESAGTSSWPMRPQQVMRDLRAVLNQDDLVICDVGAHKLWMARMFPCEAPNSCIISNGFAAMGIALPGAVAAKLLYPERRVVAVTGDGGFLMNSQELETAVRLGLPLVILIWRDDGYGVIRWKQQVRYGRTSSVEFGNPDLVRYAESFGAAGYRVTERSELRPILVKALASKVPAVIDCPVDYAENLRLTERLQALPH, from the coding sequence ATGACGGCGGCGGAACTTCTTGTGCGTTGTCTGGAGAATGAAAACGTCCAACTGGTTTTCGGTCTGCCGGGCGAGGAAACCTTGGAGCTGATGGATGCCCTGCTGGATTCGCCCATCCGCTTTATCGAGACGCGGCATGAACAGGGAGCCTCGTTCATGGCCGATGTCTATGGACGGCTCAGCGGACAGGCCGGGGTTTGTCTGTCCACTTTGGGGCCGGGTGCGACGAATCTCCTGACCGGCGTCGTGGACGCCTATCTGGACCGAGCCCCGTTGGTCGCCATCAGCGGGCAGGCGTCGCTGAATCGCCGCCACAAGGAATCGCACCAGTACATCGACGTGATCTCGATGTTCAGGCCCGTCACCAAATGGAACACGTCGCTCCCGAAAGCGGAGGTCATTCCCGAGGCGGTGCGAAAGGCGTTCAAGATCGCGCAGACGGAGAAGCCGGGCGCGACGCATCTGGAGCTGCCGGAGGATGTGGCGGAAGACACCCTCGCCGATGAGCGCGCCATAGAGCCGCTCTTTGTCCAGGCGCCGGTCCTGCCTGAGCCCTCGCCGGCGCAAGTCGCGCGGGCGATCCAAACGATCAAAGGAGCACGGCGTCCGGTGATTCTGGCGGGGAACGGCGTGATTCGCGGTCGCGCGGCCGAAGCGGTCAGAGAGTTTGCGAAGCGATTGCAGATTCCCGTCCTGCACACCTTCATGGCCAAGGGCGTGATCCCGGACAGCGATCCCCTGTCGCTCTATACGATCGGCCTGCAGGCTCGTGATTATGCCTCGGTCGTGATGGAGCAGGCCGACGTGGTCATCGCCCTGGGCTACGATTTCGTGGAGTACGCCCCCTGCTTCTGGAATCCCCGCCGCGACAAGCGCATCGTTCACGTCGATGTCTCGCCGGCCGAGGTGGACGAACATTACATCGTCGAGGTCGGCCTGCTGGGGGACCTTCGGCTGTCGCTGGACCTCATCCGTGCGGGACTCGCGCCGTTCGATTCGTCTTGGGCCAACGATGCGCGCAAGACCGTGATCGATGGGTTCGAGGCTGAATCAGCCGGCACGTCCTCCTGGCCCATGCGTCCGCAACAGGTGATGCGGGACTTGCGGGCCGTGCTCAACCAAGACGATCTCGTGATCTGCGATGTCGGCGCCCACAAGCTCTGGATGGCCCGCATGTTTCCCTGTGAGGCGCCCAACTCCTGCATCATCTCGAACGGCTTTGCCGCGATGGGTATCGCCCTGCCCGGGGCGGTCGCCGCTAAATTGTTGTATCCCGAGCGTCGGGTGGTCGCAGTGACCGGCGACGGCGGCTTCCTGATGAACTCGCAGGAACTGGAGACGGCGGTGCGTCTGGGTCTGCCGCTGGTGATTCTGATCTGGCGGGATGACGGGTACGGAGTGATCCGCTGGAAGCAACAGGTGCGGTATGGCCGGACCTCCTCCGTGGAATTCGGCAATCCCGACCTCGTGCGATACGCGGAGAGTTTCGGCGCGGCCGGCTATCGGGTGACCGAGCGGTCGGAACTTCGGCCGATCCTCGTCAAGGCGCTCGCGAGCAAGGTGCCGGCGGTCATCGATTGTCCGGTGGACTATGCGGAGAACCTCCGGCTGACTGAACGATTGCAAGCTCTTCCTCACTGA
- a CDS encoding NUDIX domain-containing protein: MAKKLSAGILLYRRRQEGLQVFLVHPGGPFWAKKDEGAWSIPKGMYQETEDTLAAAKREFHEETGSEVNGPFRALSPLKQPSGKVLSVWAAEGDLDETRLNSNSFFLEWPPRSGRMQEFPEVDRGAWFDLLAARTKLQQGQRGFLDQLEQLLS; the protein is encoded by the coding sequence ATGGCCAAGAAATTAAGCGCCGGCATCCTGCTCTATCGACGGCGGCAGGAGGGCCTCCAGGTCTTTCTCGTCCATCCGGGCGGCCCATTTTGGGCGAAGAAGGATGAGGGGGCCTGGTCGATTCCGAAAGGGATGTACCAAGAGACCGAAGATACCTTGGCCGCGGCGAAACGCGAATTCCATGAGGAAACCGGCTCCGAGGTGAATGGGCCGTTTCGCGCGCTCTCGCCACTGAAACAACCCAGCGGCAAGGTGCTGTCGGTGTGGGCTGCGGAGGGGGACCTGGACGAGACCAGGCTGAACAGCAACAGCTTCTTCTTGGAATGGCCCCCTCGGTCCGGGAGGATGCAGGAATTTCCCGAGGTCGACCGTGGGGCCTGGTTTGACCTTCTCGCCGCCCGCACGAAGTTGCAACAAGGACAGCGGGGCTTCCTGGATCAACTGGAACAGCTCTTGTCCTGA
- a CDS encoding HEAT repeat domain-containing protein, whose translation MRQMWLLALVSAGFLAVPLLGAAEDGRADPVSTETQARSAPVVYVDVRSATWRSRGRVSFAIAPTVRMKLASAGLVVTQDPAAERDMTLHVDYRESRGKQISMDIFGTEIVCHIRLEHPQQGALLSMSIREEPSYERLIEAPYVEVVTKLETNPYFYFLGELVRSRIEASLDQTEALIEALRRTVERGRQPRPATAQDTLESPAETFTDLGLHFAGQAQENAIDELGRLRDERAIDLLESLTLHPDPRIRLRAVYALGEFHGPSITQAMTRVVQMDSDTGVRAAAEAMLTRASTP comes from the coding sequence ATGCGACAGATGTGGTTGCTCGCGCTCGTGAGTGCCGGCTTCCTTGCGGTCCCTTTGTTGGGCGCCGCGGAGGACGGTCGGGCCGACCCTGTTTCGACGGAGACGCAGGCACGGTCTGCGCCGGTGGTCTATGTGGATGTTCGGAGTGCGACCTGGCGGTCGCGCGGAAGGGTCTCCTTTGCGATTGCGCCGACCGTCAGAATGAAATTGGCGTCCGCAGGGCTGGTCGTGACGCAGGATCCCGCGGCTGAGCGCGACATGACGCTCCATGTGGACTACCGCGAGTCGCGCGGGAAACAGATCTCCATGGATATCTTCGGCACGGAGATTGTCTGCCATATCAGACTCGAACACCCTCAGCAGGGGGCGTTGCTGTCGATGTCGATTCGTGAGGAGCCGAGTTATGAACGATTGATCGAGGCTCCCTACGTGGAGGTCGTGACGAAACTGGAAACCAACCCCTATTTCTACTTCCTTGGCGAGTTGGTCAGGAGTCGGATAGAGGCCTCGCTCGATCAGACAGAGGCCTTGATCGAGGCTTTGAGGCGGACGGTCGAGCGGGGCCGTCAACCACGTCCTGCGACCGCCCAGGATACGCTCGAATCTCCGGCCGAGACCTTTACCGACCTCGGTCTCCATTTCGCCGGCCAGGCGCAAGAGAACGCCATTGACGAGTTGGGACGACTCAGGGATGAGCGGGCGATTGACCTGCTCGAAAGCCTGACCCTTCATCCCGATCCACGCATACGGCTCCGTGCCGTCTATGCGCTGGGCGAGTTTCATGGCCCGTCCATCACGCAGGCCATGACGCGCGTCGTTCAGATGGACTCCGATACCGGCGTGCGTGCCGCGGCGGAGGCCATGCTCACCAGGGCCTCGACGCCTTAA
- the sigZ gene encoding RNA polymerase sigma factor SigZ has product MAEVVTEIWQQVHDSLRAFIAKRVANEAEAEDILQEIFLRIHRRLDSVNDPRRLVSWVYQITRHAIIDHYRANGKRMERPVGLAGELEALPSSASHNETAEDSGEPRAELAGCLRPMIAQLPQDYREAVTLVELDGLTQQEAATRMGLSLFGMKSRVQRGRRRLKQMLDDCCLIHLDGRRGVADFEARAPECSPCGNAKAGIR; this is encoded by the coding sequence ATGGCGGAGGTGGTGACGGAGATCTGGCAACAAGTCCACGACAGCCTTCGCGCCTTTATCGCGAAGCGGGTGGCGAATGAGGCTGAAGCGGAGGACATTTTGCAGGAAATCTTTCTGCGGATTCACCGGCGCCTCGACAGCGTGAACGATCCGCGCCGTCTTGTCTCCTGGGTCTATCAGATTACGCGCCACGCCATCATCGACCATTATCGGGCGAACGGGAAACGGATGGAACGGCCGGTGGGCCTGGCCGGCGAGCTGGAGGCTCTTCCATCGTCCGCCTCGCACAACGAAACGGCAGAGGATTCCGGCGAGCCTCGCGCGGAGCTGGCCGGCTGTCTCCGCCCGATGATCGCGCAATTGCCGCAAGACTATCGGGAGGCCGTGACGCTTGTGGAATTGGACGGGTTGACGCAACAGGAGGCGGCCACACGGATGGGACTCTCGCTCTTCGGCATGAAGTCGCGCGTGCAGCGCGGCCGTCGGCGGTTGAAACAGATGCTCGACGATTGCTGCCTTATTCATCTCGACGGCCGCCGGGGCGTGGCGGATTTCGAAGCACGGGCGCCGGAGTGCAGTCCCTGTGGAAACGCTAAGGCCGGGATACGCTAG
- a CDS encoding ArsI/CadI family heavy metal resistance metalloenzyme: MRSHLSLDVRNVPASVSFYQKVFGVAPQKATSDYAKFDLINPALNLSLVSTTGAISSVNHLGIEVETVEEIAAWKAHLQEQGILERVEDNVACCFAKQDKLWFTDPDGNAWEVFTVHEQLQVTGSPKNTGCCVPKHQAAPGTVADVRNEPVTCAS; encoded by the coding sequence ATGAGATCTCATCTCTCGCTCGATGTGCGCAACGTGCCGGCATCGGTGTCGTTCTATCAAAAAGTGTTCGGTGTGGCCCCTCAGAAGGCCACGTCCGACTATGCCAAGTTCGACCTGATCAACCCCGCGCTGAATCTTTCGCTTGTTTCCACCACTGGCGCGATCAGTTCGGTGAATCATTTGGGAATCGAAGTCGAGACCGTCGAGGAGATCGCGGCCTGGAAAGCACATTTACAGGAACAGGGCATTCTCGAAAGGGTCGAAGACAACGTCGCCTGTTGCTTCGCCAAGCAGGACAAACTGTGGTTCACCGATCCGGACGGCAATGCATGGGAAGTCTTCACGGTCCACGAACAATTGCAGGTCACGGGCTCCCCCAAGAACACCGGCTGCTGCGTGCCGAAACACCAGGCCGCGCCGGGGACGGTGGCCGACGTTCGTAACGAGCCGGTGACTTGCGCTTCGTAA
- a CDS encoding NnrS family protein encodes MTDKASEQSGAQGPVFFSYGFRPFFLGAALFAGLAVPAWVAMFAGTGGPNVLYAPREWHVHEMVFGFLPAVITGFLLTAIPNWTDRPPVMGAPLIWLSLLWVGGRLVIAVSLLPPFGTATIDAAFLIVMAGYVWRELSTAGSWAHAPVGVVISLYAGANILFHLLALSGAESDLAMRMALSLLMVLLTFIGGRLTPNFTREYLAEHRMPQRPGASSRFDVPSLALTGVGAVAWTIQPETMATGWILLAAGLANLGRLLHWYGWLTWREPLVLMLHVGYGWLAISLIVLGGAGLGVGLPTTEALHALTTGSVGAMTLAVMTRASLGHTGRPRHAGPLTVCMYLLVNLGALLRVFGPTTGLPVNLVLGAAAVCWSGAYLLFAAVYGPMLLRPSLDE; translated from the coding sequence ATGACTGACAAAGCAAGTGAGCAATCAGGAGCACAGGGACCGGTGTTTTTTTCATACGGCTTTCGCCCGTTTTTTCTCGGCGCGGCGCTGTTTGCCGGCTTGGCGGTCCCGGCCTGGGTTGCGATGTTTGCGGGAACCGGCGGCCCGAACGTGCTTTATGCGCCTCGGGAGTGGCACGTGCACGAGATGGTCTTCGGCTTCCTCCCCGCGGTGATCACGGGCTTTTTGCTGACGGCTATTCCCAACTGGACCGACCGCCCGCCGGTCATGGGCGCCCCGCTGATATGGTTGTCTCTGTTATGGGTGGGTGGACGTTTGGTCATCGCAGTCTCACTGCTTCCTCCTTTCGGGACTGCCACAATTGATGCCGCGTTTCTGATCGTCATGGCAGGCTACGTCTGGCGGGAACTGTCCACGGCCGGAAGTTGGGCACATGCGCCGGTGGGAGTGGTGATCAGCCTCTATGCCGGCGCCAACATCCTGTTTCACCTCCTGGCTCTGAGCGGCGCGGAATCGGATCTTGCCATGCGCATGGCCCTTTCGCTGCTGATGGTCCTCCTCACCTTCATTGGCGGGCGCCTTACGCCCAACTTCACAAGAGAATATTTAGCGGAACACAGGATGCCACAGCGGCCCGGGGCCTCCTCCCGATTCGATGTCCCCTCGCTCGCGCTGACGGGCGTCGGCGCCGTTGCCTGGACGATTCAACCGGAAACCATGGCCACGGGATGGATTTTGCTCGCCGCTGGACTCGCCAACCTAGGGCGTCTGTTGCACTGGTACGGCTGGCTAACCTGGCGCGAGCCGCTGGTACTGATGCTGCATGTCGGCTACGGCTGGTTGGCAATCTCTCTGATCGTCCTGGGAGGCGCCGGTCTTGGGGTGGGGCTGCCGACCACGGAGGCACTGCACGCGCTCACGACCGGCTCGGTGGGTGCGATGACCTTGGCGGTCATGACCCGCGCGAGCCTTGGCCATACGGGACGCCCTCGCCATGCGGGCCCCCTGACGGTTTGCATGTACCTGTTGGTGAATCTAGGCGCGCTGCTGCGGGTCTTCGGACCGACAACCGGACTCCCGGTCAACCTTGTGCTGGGAGCGGCGGCAGTCTGCTGGAGCGGGGCCTATCTGCTGTTCGCCGCCGTCTACGGGCCAATGCTCTTGCGGCCGAGCCTGGATGAGTGA
- a CDS encoding DUF488 domain-containing protein, with protein MIRVKRVYEPAGRGDGARFLVDRLWPRAVKKEGLRLTAWLKQVAPSGSLRKWFGHDPKRWAEFQHRYRAELDGNPEAWRPLVDAARKGTVTLLFSARDEEQNNAVALKGYLEAKLNQISKS; from the coding sequence ATGATTCGAGTCAAGCGTGTCTATGAACCGGCAGGCCGCGGTGATGGCGCCCGCTTTCTGGTCGATCGCCTCTGGCCTCGGGCCGTCAAGAAGGAGGGGCTTCGGCTGACCGCGTGGCTGAAGCAGGTCGCTCCCAGCGGGAGTCTCCGCAAATGGTTCGGACATGATCCGAAGCGCTGGGCCGAGTTCCAGCATCGCTATCGCGCCGAGCTGGACGGCAACCCCGAGGCCTGGCGCCCACTGGTTGACGCGGCTCGAAAGGGAACCGTAACGTTGCTCTTCTCCGCGCGAGACGAGGAACAGAACAACGCCGTTGCATTGAAAGGCTACCTGGAAGCCAAGTTGAACCAGATTTCGAAAAGTTGA
- a CDS encoding metal-sulfur cluster assembly factor — MADHPQATGLQAQVLDALRQVVDPELGVNIVDLGLVYGTEVRDGQVYVKMTMTTPACPMEEPLMEMVHSAILRELPEARSVEVDLVWDPPWKPDMMSDAAKSQLGRA, encoded by the coding sequence ATGGCGGACCATCCTCAGGCGACCGGCTTACAGGCTCAGGTGCTTGACGCGCTGCGGCAGGTCGTGGATCCCGAGCTGGGCGTCAATATCGTCGATCTCGGGTTGGTCTATGGAACCGAGGTGCGGGACGGCCAGGTCTATGTGAAAATGACCATGACGACGCCGGCCTGCCCGATGGAGGAACCCTTGATGGAGATGGTGCATTCGGCCATTCTTCGGGAGTTGCCCGAAGCCCGTTCGGTGGAGGTCGATCTTGTGTGGGATCCGCCGTGGAAGCCGGACATGATGAGCGATGCAGCCAAGTCCCAATTGGGTCGAGCATGA
- a CDS encoding type II toxin-antitoxin system VapB family antitoxin codes for MRTNIEIDNSLMRQAMKATGLATKRAVVEEGLRLLIKVKGQEGIRRLRGKVDWEAMPRSSE; via the coding sequence ATGCGGACCAATATCGAGATCGACAACAGCTTGATGCGGCAGGCCATGAAGGCGACGGGGCTTGCGACCAAGCGCGCTGTGGTCGAGGAGGGGTTGCGACTGCTCATCAAGGTCAAAGGTCAAGAAGGGATTCGCCGCTTACGAGGCAAGGTGGATTGGGAAGCGATGCCGAGGTCATCGGAGTGA
- a CDS encoding type II toxin-antitoxin system RelE family toxin encodes MLELSTTATFDRLFTKLPKPIQRQAAAKTDLFRENPFHPSLRTEKLHPKHHEVWSFRVDRAYRIIFTFLGPNHVELRYIGHHHSIYDYDLFR; translated from the coding sequence ATGCTCGAGCTCTCGACGACCGCGACCTTCGATAGGTTGTTCACCAAACTCCCGAAGCCGATTCAACGACAAGCCGCAGCAAAAACCGATCTCTTCCGAGAGAACCCGTTTCATCCGTCGCTCCGCACCGAGAAACTCCATCCGAAGCATCACGAAGTCTGGAGCTTTCGAGTCGATCGCGCCTATCGCATCATCTTCACATTCCTCGGACCCAATCACGTCGAACTCCGCTACATCGGGCATCATCATTCGATCTACGATTACGATCTGTTCCGATAA
- a CDS encoding BrnA antitoxin family protein, with amino-acid sequence MKRTSESSVRGWQIGRKSGAIKRRKIDYSDIPPLSDKQLASMRRVGRPPLGGEAKQLIAIRLAPRLLAQLRKMAAKQGKPYQTLIHELLEKAASRAA; translated from the coding sequence ATGAAAAGAACGTCAGAATCATCAGTGCGCGGATGGCAAATCGGAAGGAAAAGCGGCGCTATCAAACGGCGAAAGATTGATTATTCCGACATCCCCCCGCTGTCCGACAAGCAACTTGCCTCAATGCGCCGGGTCGGGCGGCCTCCTCTGGGAGGTGAGGCGAAACAACTGATTGCCATCCGTCTCGCGCCGCGTCTGTTGGCGCAACTGCGGAAGATGGCCGCGAAGCAGGGCAAACCCTATCAAACGCTGATTCATGAGTTGCTGGAGAAGGCCGCGTCCCGAGCCGCATGA
- a CDS encoding GNAT family N-acetyltransferase, with protein MIVIRPGTERDFSSVLQVQQAAFGEYANVYEVRAWTKETVESLKQDAQDKRLLVAEVDGAIAGSVRFWTVAGVCVIRLLSVSPAHQGHGVGKALMQEIERVTTDAHKFYACTMLRTARNIHFFLSLGYKSETILPDHYHHLDLICFAKYRQPQSA; from the coding sequence ATGATTGTCATTCGACCGGGAACTGAACGTGATTTCTCGTCCGTGCTCCAGGTGCAACAGGCGGCCTTCGGCGAATATGCCAATGTCTACGAAGTCAGGGCCTGGACCAAGGAAACGGTCGAGAGCCTCAAACAGGACGCGCAGGACAAACGACTGCTGGTGGCGGAAGTTGACGGTGCGATCGCGGGATCGGTGCGCTTTTGGACCGTGGCAGGAGTCTGCGTGATCCGGTTGCTCTCGGTCAGTCCCGCCCACCAGGGTCACGGCGTGGGGAAAGCCCTGATGCAGGAAATTGAGCGAGTCACCACCGATGCCCATAAGTTCTATGCCTGCACGATGCTCCGCACGGCGCGGAACATTCACTTTTTCCTCAGCCTGGGATACAAGTCGGAAACCATCCTCCCAGACCATTACCATCACCTCGATCTCATCTGCTTTGCGAAATATCGCCAGCCGCAGTCCGCGTAG
- a CDS encoding transglycosylase SLT domain-containing protein has protein sequence MASGSHTRAARSAPHRRGRPRLTLATIRRLVRSGWLVFRAMLSAVMATPPAVRAILGIALILIVWLTGNWVYHAIHKPSEVFFPLDGTLAKSPRETWRQYGSLFREHSTAVIMPELLAALAQVEGAGNPVARTYWRWRLASNPLELYQPASSAVGMYQITNGTFEEAKRYCIHNHVVVTEGPWHDWHSCWFNSLYVRVLPSHAIELTSALLDRQVANTIERRRLAATLQQKQDLAALIHLCGAGAGQAYAARGFRLLPRQKCGDHDVGAYLARVNAMKRQFARLAVIDSPSPVLTSQRRP, from the coding sequence ATGGCTTCCGGTTCCCATACCCGCGCTGCCAGGTCCGCTCCCCACAGAAGAGGCCGACCTCGGCTGACGCTCGCGACAATCCGGCGGCTCGTTCGGTCCGGCTGGCTGGTGTTCCGCGCGATGCTGTCGGCCGTGATGGCCACGCCGCCTGCGGTCCGGGCAATCCTCGGTATCGCACTCATCCTGATCGTGTGGCTGACCGGCAACTGGGTCTATCACGCGATCCACAAACCGAGCGAGGTCTTCTTTCCCTTGGACGGCACCCTGGCCAAGAGCCCGCGCGAAACCTGGCGACAGTACGGCTCCCTCTTTCGCGAACATTCGACCGCAGTCATCATGCCCGAATTGCTGGCGGCGCTCGCCCAGGTCGAAGGTGCGGGCAATCCCGTCGCACGCACCTACTGGCGCTGGCGCCTGGCATCGAATCCCTTGGAACTGTATCAGCCCGCGTCAAGCGCGGTCGGCATGTACCAAATCACGAACGGAACGTTCGAGGAGGCGAAGCGCTATTGCATTCACAACCATGTGGTGGTCACGGAGGGTCCCTGGCATGATTGGCACTCGTGCTGGTTCAACAGCCTGTATGTTCGTGTCCTGCCAAGCCATGCCATCGAACTGACCTCGGCCCTGCTCGACCGGCAGGTTGCGAACACAATCGAACGGCGGCGCCTCGCAGCGACTCTCCAACAGAAACAGGACTTGGCTGCGCTGATACATCTGTGCGGAGCCGGGGCGGGTCAGGCCTACGCCGCACGTGGCTTCCGGCTGCTCCCCCGCCAGAAATGCGGCGACCACGATGTCGGCGCCTACTTGGCACGCGTGAATGCGATGAAGCGACAGTTTGCCCGTCTCGCGGTCATCGATTCCCCGTCCCCGGTGCTGACCTCTCAGAGAAGGCCATGA
- a CDS encoding IS5 family transposase, protein MRGEVDPQQPLFSYVSPEARVPATHPLRAIKAKTDDVLATLERTFDEMYSSTGRPSIPPERLLKSELLIALFSIRGHRLFCEEFNYNMLYRWFLDMSLDAPGFDHSTFSQNSERLLRHEVAQRFFDAVVTTVRREGLLSDEHFTVDGTLIEAWASLKSVNPKAAPAATLPPDDPDNPTVDFHGERRSNATHQSTTDPEARLARKGQGKEAKLCFSGHGLMENRHGLCVEVQIAPATGTVEREMALAMLRRQARRGIRPRTRGADKGYHCTDFVRQLRRRHIRPHLAQVAGRRTPGLDGRTTRTVGYALSQRIRKRVEEIFGWCKTIGGLRKTRFRGLARTQHAAYLVGAAYNLLRSSKWRAAAPVI, encoded by the coding sequence ATGCGCGGTGAGGTGGATCCCCAGCAGCCCCTATTCAGCTATGTGTCCCCAGAAGCCCGCGTGCCAGCCACCCATCCGTTGCGAGCGATCAAGGCCAAAACCGACGACGTCTTGGCAACCCTGGAGCGGACCTTTGACGAGATGTATAGCTCGACCGGGCGGCCATCGATTCCGCCGGAACGGTTGCTGAAGAGCGAGTTGTTGATCGCGCTGTTCTCCATCCGCGGGCACCGGCTCTTCTGCGAGGAGTTCAACTACAACATGCTGTACCGTTGGTTTCTGGATATGAGTCTCGATGCCCCGGGGTTCGATCACAGCACGTTCAGCCAGAACAGTGAGCGACTGCTCCGGCACGAGGTGGCCCAGCGGTTCTTTGATGCGGTGGTCACCACCGTACGCCGCGAGGGGCTGCTCTCGGATGAGCATTTCACGGTGGATGGCACGCTGATTGAGGCCTGGGCCTCGCTCAAGAGCGTGAACCCCAAAGCGGCCCCCGCCGCGACGCTGCCCCCAGACGATCCGGACAATCCCACGGTAGACTTCCATGGGGAACGGCGCTCGAATGCGACGCATCAGAGTACGACCGACCCGGAAGCCCGCCTGGCGCGCAAGGGCCAAGGCAAGGAAGCCAAGCTCTGTTTCTCCGGCCATGGCTTGATGGAGAATCGGCACGGCCTGTGCGTGGAGGTGCAGATCGCGCCGGCCACGGGGACGGTCGAACGGGAGATGGCGCTGGCCATGCTGCGCCGCCAAGCCCGCCGGGGGATTCGCCCCCGCACGCGTGGAGCGGACAAGGGCTATCATTGCACGGACTTCGTGCGCCAGTTGCGCCGGCGCCACATTCGTCCGCATCTGGCGCAGGTGGCGGGACGGCGCACGCCGGGCCTTGATGGCCGGACCACCCGCACGGTGGGCTACGCGCTGAGCCAACGGATCCGCAAGCGCGTGGAAGAAATCTTCGGCTGGTGCAAAACGATCGGTGGCTTGCGCAAAACCCGTTTTCGGGGCCTCGCCCGGACGCAGCATGCGGCCTATCTCGTCGGCGCCGCGTACAACCTGCTCCGCAGCAGCAAGTGGCGGGCGGCAGCGCCGGTGATCTGA